In Phycisphaerae bacterium, the sequence CCCTCGGCGGCCAGCAACTGGCCGTCGGGGCCATCAACGGCCTGTGGTTCGGCGTCTACGTGCTGGCCCTGTTCCTGATGGGGCCGCGCGCCGATCGGATCGGCACCAAGCGCCTCATCCTCCTCGCCGCCGTACTGACCATCGTCTCGGTGGTCCTGATGATGACCGCCGCGTCCGTCGCCATGCTGCTGATCGCCGTGTGCCTGGCCGGCTCGCTGGCCAGCATGTTCTGGCCGCCACTGATCGGCTGGATCTCCACCGGCTACGAGGGCCCGCGACTCCAGCACCGGCTGGGCTACTTCAATCTCGGCTGGTCCTCCGGCTCCATCTGCGGAGCCTGGCTGGGCGGACTGCTGATGCGAATCTCGCACGAGGCGCCCTTCGTGGCCGCGATCGCATGCCTGATCGCCATGATGCTCCTGGTCGCCGGAGTGCGGCCGCGCCGAACCCTCACCCGCCAGCCGCCGCATGCCGCCTCGCATCGCCACGATTCAGCCGTCTCACGACAGGCCCAGCGCCTCAAAGGCTACCGGCTCATCTCGCGAGTGGCCCTCCTGGCGATATGCCTGGCCATGGGAGCCACCTCCTCCCCGCTGGCGTCCTTCATCGACTCGCTGGGACTGGGCGAAACCCACTACGCCTGGGCCCTCGCCGTCCGCTCCCTCACCATCGTCTGCGCCTCGCTGGTGCTCTCCCGAATCACGATCTGGCACTACAACTTCGGCTGGCTCGCCGCCTTCCAAACCCTCACCGCAGCCGCCATGATCGTCCTCGCCGCCAGCGGAACCGCCCCAGCCATCTACGCCTGCATCGTCCTGACCACCCTCGGATACGCCACCGTCTACTTCTCCCACCTCTTCTACGGCGTCTCAAACAGCCCAAGCCGCTCCGCCAGCATGGCCGTCCACGAAATTGTCCTCTCGCTGGGCATGGTGATCGGCGCCCTGGTCCTCGGCGGATTCCTCGGCCAATACCTCGGCGAACGCCTGGTCTACCGGCTGGTGGCCGCCGCCCTGGTCGCGGGCGTCCTGATCCAAACCATCATCTACCTGGCCGCACGCCGCCACGCCGCCGGCTGAACACCCCGCGTTTCCGCCGCCCCGCAAATACGCCGCCACTGACCAATGTCTCTTTGGCTCTTGACACGCTATCGCCCACTCGCGATTGTTAACAATCCTGCGAGCCAGGAGCCAGCCGTGAACGTCAGCCCGCCATCCAGTATCGCCGTCGCCCGCCGTAATCGGCGCAGGCCCGGACCGCGCCTCCTCCGCTACTGGCGATACTCCCAACTCGGCCAGGTGATCGGAGCATTCCTCTTCGCGGCGCAGATGAACCTCCTGCTGGTCGCCGCCCCGCTGCTCGTGATCGAATTAGGCGGCGAGCAACTGGCCGTCGGAGCGGTAGGGGGGCTCTGGTTCGGAATCTACGTCCTGGCCCTCCTGGCGATCGGCCCCCACGCCGACCGAATCGGGGTCAAGCGTCTCGTCCTGACCGCGGCGTCGCTGAGCATCGGCACCACGCTCCTGCTCATGGCGTCAACCTCGGTGGCGATGGTGCTGGTCGCGGTCAGCCTGGCCGGGGCGTTGGCCAGCATGTTCTGGTCGCCCCTGAGCGGCTGGCTTTCCTCCGGCTATGAGGGCCCGCGTCTCCAGCGGCGGCTGAGCTGCCACAATCTCGGCTGGTCCTCCGGCGCCGTCATCGGCTCGCTCCTGGCCCGACAGCTCGTCGCCGTCTCCTTCCACGCTGTCTTCCTGGCCATGATCGCCATCCTCCTGGCGACAATCGTCGCCCTCGCGGGGGTTCGACGCCGTCGCACCTGCGCCAAAACCCGACCGGCCGGCCGGCAAGCCCTCGCCGAACCGCCCGCCGATGACCAGGCCCGTCTTCTGAAGGCCTACCGCAGCGTCGCCCGCATCGCCCTGTTTTTCACCTGCATCGCAGCCGGCGCCACCGCTTCCCCTCTGGCCTCGCTGGTCACCTCGCTGGCCCTCGACCCGTCCGTCTTCGCCCTCGGCGTGGCCCTCCGATCCGTTGCCATCATGGCCGTCTCGCTGGCCTTGGCCAAAATGATTATCTGGCGATACAACTTCCCACTGCTGATTGCCGTACAACTCGCTGTCGTTGCGGGTGGGGTGATCCTCTCCCTCGCCGCCGACAGCCTGACCATCTACCTCGGCGTGATCCTGATCATGGGCGGCTACACCGTCGTCTACTTCTCGCACATGTTCTACGGCGTCTCCAAAAGCGCCCGCCGCACCGCCAGCATGGCCGTCCATGAACTC encodes:
- a CDS encoding MFS transporter, with protein sequence MRHPVDLTSGSTAEHAAHAGTLADRYLHRRTRTAAMLRYWRYSPLALYIAPFLYATEITLCLVVLPWRVMALGGQQLAVGAINGLWFGVYVLALFLMGPRADRIGTKRLILLAAVLTIVSVVLMMTAASVAMLLIAVCLAGSLASMFWPPLIGWISTGYEGPRLQHRLGYFNLGWSSGSICGAWLGGLLMRISHEAPFVAAIACLIAMMLLVAGVRPRRTLTRQPPHAASHRHDSAVSRQAQRLKGYRLISRVALLAICLAMGATSSPLASFIDSLGLGETHYAWALAVRSLTIVCASLVLSRITIWHYNFGWLAAFQTLTAAAMIVLAASGTAPAIYACIVLTTLGYATVYFSHLFYGVSNSPSRSASMAVHEIVLSLGMVIGALVLGGFLGQYLGERLVYRLVAAALVAGVLIQTIIYLAARRHAAG
- a CDS encoding MFS transporter, whose protein sequence is MNVSPPSSIAVARRNRRRPGPRLLRYWRYSQLGQVIGAFLFAAQMNLLLVAAPLLVIELGGEQLAVGAVGGLWFGIYVLALLAIGPHADRIGVKRLVLTAASLSIGTTLLLMASTSVAMVLVAVSLAGALASMFWSPLSGWLSSGYEGPRLQRRLSCHNLGWSSGAVIGSLLARQLVAVSFHAVFLAMIAILLATIVALAGVRRRRTCAKTRPAGRQALAEPPADDQARLLKAYRSVARIALFFTCIAAGATASPLASLVTSLALDPSVFALGVALRSVAIMAVSLALAKMIIWRYNFPLLIAVQLAVVAGGVILSLAADSLTIYLGVILIMGGYTVVYFSHMFYGVSKSARRTASMAVHELVVSIGLAIGSMLIGGVLGRLVGESFTYQAAAACVAAGILIQIPVFRRLRRP